GACGAGGAGTTCAATATCATGCCTTTCTCTGGACGTCAATATGGTTACTTCAGTGGTGGTGATAAAGTCCCAAATAATCCTCCTTCACGTTCCTACTCTGCACCCAAATCGAAAAGGCTCCGTTTCAAGACTCACCACGTATTTACAACCGAAGCTGATGATGTCTTTATGGTGGAAGGAAACCTGATTTTTCGAACCTCGTCTTACTATGAACGGAGTATCTCCTCTGGAAGCTCATACGTTCGTGGGACACTGGACTTCGATTTTCGAGGCTTCTGGTCTCGAACAACCGGGAAGCTTTGCATGGTGGGATCGAGTCATGCTTACTCCAAAGAAGGTAAACTGCTTCACCTTGCTGCTGTTCTTAAGATTAATAATCTTCAGACTTCAAGTAATATTAGTACTTTAGTCACCGGTACCATGGATAGCTTGAGTTCTGCTAATGATCCAAATCACTTTGAGCAAATATCACTGCTGATGTTTCCTCGAGTAAATTACGCTTACACCATGATTTCAAATCAGTTCAGTGAAGGGTGTCCTGGGGGAATCGATGTCCAACCGATGTCGTCCCTCCGCTTATCGCAAACTCGAACTATTTGTGATATGTTAGGTGGAAGCAATGCTTTCAAATTGGAGTATACTGGCAGTTGTAATTTTCAAAGAGTTGCAATCCATTTGGTGATGGTATTGGATCAGTAGTATCATTGCGTATGATTCAGTGCTCAAACGATAGGCAAAGCTTGAGGCTTCTGATAGAATTTCGGAACGATAGCTATCAGGGATACTATAGCTCTCCCAATCTCAACACTTCATTAATTGGAGAAGGATCTTGGGATGCAAAGAGTAATCGGCTTTGTATCATTGCTTGCCGAATCTATGATGCATGGAGCTCCTTGGAGAAGTCTCATGTTGGAGACTGCACGACACGGTTGAGCTTAAGATTCCCGGCAATCTTGTCTATCAGAAACACAAGCACCATTGTAGGAGAAATTTGGAGTGAGAAGCCTAGGAATGAAGGTGGTTTCTTTGATAGGGTCGAGTTCCGAAATACTGGACGTTATGGAGGACGAATTCAACTTCAAGGTTTGAAATATGTATACACGGAAATGGCCGAAGTGAAGAAATCATGTCCAAAGAAGAATCCTAAGACTAAAAGCAGTAGGGGACACTACCCAGATGGCTATTCTGGTAATCTGGGTTTTAGAATGTCGATCATCAAAGGTTCCAAAGGAAGAATCGGATGGGGTTCTTCGGTTCCTCTTGCGGTAGGTGATCAGCAAGATCAGAGATTTCCATCTCTAATACCATCCTCAAGCTCAAAGCCTAAAAGTTCTCGCGTTGAATCCGATTCCAGCAGTGGCTTGCTTAATATCAGCTATAAAATGAGTATCATGCTGCGTAGTTCGGAATTGGATGGTGGCCTTAATACGGTTAACGAATCTTCAAATGAATATTTGAAAACAGAAATCCGAATTTCTGCTGAAGGGGTTTATGATACAGCAACAGGTAGCCTATGCATGGTTGGCTGCAGACATTTAAGGTCAGGTGACAAAACATTTTCAAGCCATTCGATGGATTGCAAGATCCTGGTGAAAATCAATTTTCCTCCATTGAACTCGGACAGGAGAAGTAAGATCAAAGGAAGCATCGAAAGCACACGTGAAGAAATCGATCCTCTATCCTTCAAGCCCCTGCAGTTTTCGGGAAGAGCTTATTATCGCAGTTGGGTTACGGAATCAATTTCGAGAATGGATTTGGAGATGGACATGTTGGTAATATCCAATTCTCTTGCAATTATCTTTGTAGCATTTCAAATCCTTCATGTCAGGAAGCACCGTGGCATTGGTCCTTTGGTTTCACTTCTAATGCTTGTTATTCTAGCCCTGGGGCACTTGATCCCTTTGGTTCTAAACCTCGAAGCAATGTTCATTCAAGATAGCAAGAGATCGGTCTTGATTAGAGGTGGAAGGTGGCTCGAAATGAACGAGATTATCATTAGAGTCGTTACCATGGTGGCTTTTCTGCTGCAAGTCCGTCTTCTGATGCTCTCATGGACTGCTAGATGCTCcactgaaaagaaaaagaccTTGTGGATTGCAGAGAAAAGGGGGCTGTATGTGTGTGTTCCGGTGTACGTAATTGGAGCTATTATCGCCTTTTCGGTTAAGTCAAGGCAGAATGGACACCGAACAGTAAGGGCAAGGCATTCTTGGTActacataaataaaatcattttgggGAATTCAAGAGCTTATGCTGGTTTGATACTGGATGCCTTTCTTTTCCTCAAATCATCTTCAACATGTTCCACAACTCGAGAGAACTGGCTCTTTCTCGACTCTTTTACATCGGAATCACCCTTGTTCGCCTCATACCCCATGGATATGATCTGTACAGAGCAAACAAATATGCTGATATAGATGACTCGTACATGTACGGAGTTCATGGTGCAGATTACTACTCAACTGCTTGGGACTTCATTATTATATTGTGTTGGGTATATTCTTTGCTGTGATCATACACTACCAACAGCGCCTCGGTGGTCAATATTTCCTTCCGAAGAGATTCCAAGAATCTGTGATAGATGAGGAATTTCAGATAGATGAGGAATTTCCGGTAGATTCGGAAGAACAATTGCCATTGTGATATAACACCTAGTGCATGCTTTAAGTACTAAATACTTTTGTTACCATGGACTTGTTTTTAGTACTGATtcgaaataataaatagaaatgTTCTACAAAATGTTCTATTGTTGCTTGGGTGAGGGTTAGGTAAGAATATATGTCcaatatgaataaatttgaagaGTACGTCTCCTTATccatgtttaaatatatatccaacatgtttaaatatgaataaatttgaagaGTACATCTCCTTATCCATGTTTAAATATGTATCCAACATGGATACAAAGAGAATATTTAAACtgataataattcattaatcaTACGAAGTCCATAGATATGACCATTCCATCATAGTGTACAATGAGACTCAGACATAAGACAAACAGGCATGAAAACGCACTCAATGTCTCAAACTACAACAACAAAACaccaatttattcaactcaatttcattatttttaggtcCTAATATTGCTATGGACTAAAACATCATGGTTCTATGTCTACTTAATGAGTGCCACATGTGCAGTTTGTGCAGCTGCAGCTATCTCCACACTTGCACTTGCCATCGTTCCCTGCCACAGCCTTGACCACTACAGTGCTGATGTAGCTGCAAAGAAATATCACAACAGATTATATTTAAGCATATGTGTGTTGAGAGCTGGACTGCAATGCAACATGAAGCCAGACTATCGAGCTCAGCTCATTTTGCTTGGTGCGCAAGAATGAAACTCAACCGAATGAAGCAACcgattttaatcattttgttgtAATGATATTTAGCTTAGTTCAATTGTAACCAACTCTTAAAGTTAGTAGGATTAAgtttatgatttgatttttgatGTAAAAGCGATATGTCACTTATCTTTTAGTTGTTTAAGTTTGTATTAGTTAAGCATTAGTGGAGGCGTTAGATTATTAGGTAACTGTCATTTGAGCCAAAATTGTaactccttttatttcaaatttgaatgaaaaatggcAATGTTCGCCACAAAAAAATTTGTCTGTGCATTCAAGTTTCTTGCTGTTCTGCTTGTTTTCCTTTTGCTCGATCACCTTTGCTTCTGTCTTGTTACTTTGTTTGCTGTAAATGCTGCCAATgttccaacaaatggtatcatgaGCCTGAATCTTTGAGGGGCCTTTGTATGCAATCTGTTGTGTTCAAATTAAAACCAACAGCAAAGTTCAAGATTTAAAAAGATCGAAGCTTTTTAAACTCAGTCTAGCAGGATGAATTTTACTCCACCACCTCCACCAGTGTTCACTGGAGAAAACTATCACATTTGGATAGTCAAAATGAAGACTTACCTTCAGGCATACGATCTTTGGAGTGTGATCGAGAATGATGCTGAACCACCTCCATTGAGAGCTAATCCCACTATAGCACAAATGAGACAGCATGCAGAGGAGAGAGCCAAGAAGCACAAGGCTATGGCTTGCTTGCAAAATGGAGTCTCTGATGTGATATTCACTCGCATCATGGCCTGTGACTCACCTAAGCAGGCCTGGGAGAAGTTGAAGGAGGAGTTCATGGGAGTTCATGGGGACTGACAAGACAAGGCAACAACAAGTGATTAATCTCAGGAGAGACTTTGAGAATTTGAGAATGAAGGAGTCTGAGACCATCAAGTAGTACTCAGACAGGATAATGACCATTGTCAACAGCATTAGGCTCCtgggagtggacttcacagagaGCAGAATTGTTGAAAAAGTTATCACAACTCTCCCTGAGAAATTCGAGTCAAAAATCTCTTCACTTGAGGACTCAAGGGACTTATCAGCCATTTCATTGTCTGAGCTGATAAACTTCTTGTATGCATTTGAGCAAAGGAGGGCAAATAGGCAGGAGGAGAATCCTGAGGCTACTTTCCAGGCTAAAGCCAGTGAAAGCTCGAGTGTGAGTGCAAAAGGCAAGAAGCCTTGGCACAATAGAAGGGTCAAGTCAGGAAGAGATGAAGCAAAAAGAGTGTTCCCACCATGTGTTCACTGCAAGAAGACAACACATTCAGAAAAGTATTGTTGGTTTAGGCCAGATATCCAGTGCAGAAAGTGCAAGCAGTTTGGCCATGTTGAGAAGGTGTGCAAGGGCAAACCAAGGGAGGCTGCTCTGCAACAAGCTAGACCTGCTGAGGACATGCAAGCTCAGGAGGAGCATGTATTCACAAAGAACTGCTTTTGTTGGCACAACTAGGGCCAAAGAATGATTGGCTACTAGGCATGGTCGCTCACATCATATGGCAGTAGATGAGAAGCTGTTTAAGGGCCTAGATAGAAGCTTTCACTCGAGGATCAGAATTGGAGATGGCAAGCTGATTGAAGCTAAGGGCAAGGGCAATGTGTTGGTTAGCACTGGTTCAGGTAAGAAGCTAATATCATATGTACTTTTTGTACCTGACTTAGACCAGAATCTGCTTAGTGTAGGCCAATTGGTTGAAAAAGGGTATACCTTGGTCTTTAAAAATGGTTGCTGCATTGTTCAACACATGAATGGTCTGGAGTTAGTCACAGTCTCTATGACTGATAGGTGCTTCATGCTGGATGTTAGCCAAGTAGAAAGGAAGGCATACACCAGCCTTGCTGACAACACTGACTTATGGCATAGGAGACTTGGCCATACCAACTTCGGATCTATTTATCTCGCTACATAGGCTAAATTTGGTTGATGACATTTCAAAGATTGAGGTTAGTGGAATGTTTGTGAGGTTTGTCGACTTGGTAAGGTGCTATACTGCCTTTTCCTGCTGACAGTGCTTGGAGAGCTCAGAATAAGCTCGAATTGGTGCACTCTGATGTTTGTGGTCCCATAAGAATACCTTCAATCAATGAGAATGTACTTTGTCCTGCTTATAGATGATTTAACAAGGTTGTCTTGGGTCTACTTCTTGAAGCAAAAGTCGAAGTGTTTGAAGCCTTCGCAAATTTAAGGCATATGCTAAAAATCGGTCAGTGCAAAATTAGAGCCTTAAGGACTGATAATGGCTCTGAATATGTGTCTGAGAGATTTCAGAAGCTTTGTGACAATGCTGGGATTCATCATCAACTTACAACAGTCTATACTCCTCAATAGAATGGAGTCTGTGAGAGGAAGAATAGGACTGTGCTGAACATGGCAAGGTGTCTCTTGTTTAAAGGCAAGCTTCCAAGCCAGTTTTGGTGAGGCGCTTAACACCTCGATGTACTTGCTCAACAGCTACCAACTCGAAAGCATCAAGGATAAGACTCCTTTGAGGCCTCGGCATGGAGTCAAACCGGTTGTAACACAATCGAAAAGTGTTTGGTCGTGTGTTATACTCTTATTCTAGTAGAGAAGAGGACTAAGCTCGAGAGTAGGGCTGCGCCAGGAATCTTTGTTGGCTATAGCAGCAACAAGAAGGGTTATAAAGTGTATGATCCTACAGCAAAGAAGGTCTTAGTTAGCAGGGATGTGAAATTTGGTGAGGATAAGGTGTGGAATTGGAATGGTGTTGAAGCTGATATGTCTGAAATGGACCAGTTAGACTTGGTTGTTGAACCTGCAGAAGAAGGACTAAGTGATGATGCTGTTGATGATACACCAGTAAGGGGCACCAGAACTTTGGCTGATGTTTATTAGAGGTGCAATTTTGCTGTGATTGAGCCCTCAGACTTTGAAGAGGCTGTTAAGGACAAAAGCTGGATGAAGGCTATGGAAGCTGAGTTGGAAATGATCAATAAAAATCAGACATAGGAATTGGTGAGCAGACTAGAACACAAGAAGGTCATAGGAGTCAAATGGGTGTACAGGGCCAAGTACAATGCTGATGGCTCACTGAACAAGTACAAGGCTAGGCTTGTAGTGAAGGGCTACAGTCAGCAATATGGAGTGGATTTTTTGGAGACATTTGCACCAGTAGCAAGACTGGATACAATCAAGCTGCTATTTGCTTTAGCAGCTCAGAAGAAGTGGAGGGTTCATCAATTTGATGTAAAGTCGGCATTCCTGAATGGTTTTCTCAAGGAGGAGATCTTCATCGAGCAACGAGAAGGTTTTGAAGTTGCTGGACATGAAGACAAAGTATACAGCCGAGAAAGGCCCTTTATGGCTGAAATAGGCACCAAGGGCCCGGTATGACAGAGTTGATGCTTACGACCAAGCTTGGATTTATGAAGAGTCTTAGTGAGCCTACTCTGTATGTTAAAAGGTCAGAATTTGAAACCTTGCTGATTGTCTCCTTGTATGTGGATGATTTGTTAGTGACAGGGAGCAAAGTTGAGCTCATTGATGAGTTCAAGGTTCAAATGCAGCAAGTGTTTGAGATGACTGATTTGGGGGTCATGACATACTTCCTTGGTATGGAAGTTCACCAATCTGATCGAGGCATCTTCATCAGCCAACACacatttgctttgaagattcTTGGCAAATTTTGCATGCAAAACTGTAAAGCAGCAAGTACACCTATGGCTCATGGAGAAAACTTGACTAGCAGTGGTGATCAGCAAAGGGTGGATGAGAGGCATTATCGAAGCCTAGTAGGCTGCTTGTTGTATCTAATAGCAACCAAGCCAGACATCATGTTTGGTGTTAGTTTGCTATCGAGGTTCATGCACTGCTGTAATGAGACACATTTGAAGGCTGCAAAAAGGGTTCTTAGATACATCAAAGGCTCAGCTAACCTTGGGGTGATGTTTGAAAGTGGGAAGGAATTAAAATTGGAAGGCTACTGTGACAGTGACTGGGCAGGATCCCTCGATGACATGAAGAGTACCTCTGGATACTTCTTCACACTTAGATCGGGCATGTTTTGctggagttcaaagaagcaacaaactGTTGCTCACCCATCCCAGGCAGAGTACATTCTCAGTAGCAAGAGAGTCAATCGAGCCATTTGGCTTAGGAAGTTGCTTCAGGATCTTAATGAAACACAAGCTGATGCAACTGAAATTTGGGTGGACAACCAGACAGCAGTTGCCATAGCCAAGAATCCTGTGTTCCATGgtaaaactaaatattttaaaattaaactgcaTTTTGTTCGAGAAGCTGGACAAGCAAAGGAAGTCAACCTTGTGCATTGCAGCTCAGGGGCACAATTGGCTGATATACTGACCAAACCCTTAGGGGCTGCTCGATTTGAATTATTGAGAAGTGCAATTGGAATGTGTTGCATACAGTCCAAGGAAGAGTGTTGAGAGCTGGACTGCAATGGAACATGAAGCCAGCGGCTATCAAGTTCAGCTCATTTTGCTTGGTGCGCAAGAATGAAACTCGACCGAATGAAGTAACcgattttaatcattttgttgtAATGATATTTAGCTTAGTTCAATTGTAACCAACTCTTAAAGTTAGTAGGATTAAgtttatgatttgatttttgatGTAAAAGCTGATATGTCAGCTTATCTTTTTAGTTGTTTAAGTTTGTATTAGTTAAGCATTAGTGGAGGCAGTTAGATTATTAGGTAACTGTCATTTGAGCCAAAATTGTAACtcccttttatttcaaatttgaatgaaaaaacgGAAATGTTCagttgcaaaaaaaaatttgtctgTGGATTCAAGTTTCTTGCTGTTCTGCTTGTTTTCCTTTTGCTCAATCACCTTTGCTTCTGTCTTGTTACATTGTTTGCTGTAAATGCTTCCAATGTTCCAACAATGTGTTCGACTGTGCAAGACATAGCTCCTTTTTTTGCTTCTCTAGGCAAGAATATGATTACTTATCCAAATGGGttcaattttggttaaattattcaatattgGTCCTAATATACCTCTTTTCAGTCTCAATGACCAAGCTATTTCCTTTCTTCCTGTAAGCATAACAAAAAAAGCCTTCAGTTTCAATGATAATTGATTGCAAACTCATGCATTTAGTCACATCAaccttaataaatttatatcttatctatgaaaaaatttataattaaatttcgaccgctattaaatattttttttgaattttcccTAGTAGTATGCAGCTAAAAACCATGCAGAACTAACTTAGGAACAATAACAAAATCAAAGAACCACACACAACAGTAGAAACTGGTCGAAAGCTGATGATGGAAGGATGATTTCTTGCACGCACTGGCTCTTGTCAGAGTAGTCGCAGTTGCCGCACTTTCCAGACATGGTGAATTTGAAAGAGTTGAGAGGTAAAAAGTTTGTTTGAGTTTCTAAAGTAGTTAAGCTAACTTGCGATGTATATCTAAAGCTATGCACTTGTTGTATTTATAGAAGAGGAAGTACATTGAAATGGTGCAAAGGGAAGGCATCTGTAGGGGCCCAAGCAGGCATAAGAGAAGCACACGCCTCTGTTACAAGAGTTCAAAGGAAAGGAATCTTTGTTGGAACAATGGCAGCATGTATCAACCCAATTAGCAAGCAGAACCAAATGAGATCGaagcagaaaagaaaacaaagcaaaaacaataaacaagaCTTGAATATTCAGCAAAATGTAACTGAACAACTTaactttttcattcaaatttgaaaaacatataCTGGAGTTACAATTTGACTTAGTTGATAGTTACCTAATGATATAACTGCTCCCacttaaactaaactaatacaAGCTTAAGTCAAATACAAAGATAAGTGACATACCgacttttacataaaaaatccAATCACAAACTTAATCCTACTAACTTTGGAAGCTAGTTAAAACTGAACTAAGTAAAATTACATAGcaacaaaatgaccaaattagaTTACTTCATTCGGTCCAGTTTCATCCTTGCGCACCAAGCAATGCTGCTGAGCTCGATGGCCAACCATGTCATTGGTTTCATGTCAGAATATGATCCACTTTTAACACTCCTCATTGGACTGTATGTAACACATACCAATTGCACTTCTCAATGCCTCAAAGCAAGCAACTCCTAATGGCTTAGTTAGCATATTAGCCAATTGTGCCCCTGAGCTACAATGAACAAGGCTGACTTCCCTTGTTTGCTCAGCCTCTCGAACAAAATGCAACTTAATCTTAAAGTGCTTAGTTTTACCATGGAACACAGGGTTCTTAGCTATGGCAACTGCTGATTAATTGTCCACCCAAATCTCAGTTGCTTCAGCTTGAGTTTCATTAAGGTCTTGAAGCAGTTTCCTAAGCCAAATGGCCTGATTAGCAGCTGTTGCAGCTACAATGTACTCTGCTTCAGCTGTAGATTGAGCAAC
This sequence is a window from Gossypium raimondii isolate GPD5lz chromosome 5, ASM2569854v1, whole genome shotgun sequence. Protein-coding genes within it:
- the LOC128041133 gene encoding uncharacterized protein LOC128041133 yields the protein MIQCSNDRQSLRLLIEFRNDSYQGYYSSPNLNTSLIGEGSWDAKSNRLCIIACRIYDAWSSLEKSHVGDCTTRLSLRFPAILSIRNTSTIVGEIWSEKPRNEGGFFDRVEFRNTGRYGGRIQLQGLKYVYTEMAEVKKSCPKKNPKTKSSRGHYPDGYSGNLGFRMSIIKGSKGRIGWGSSVPLAVGDQQDQRFPSLIPSSSSKPKSSRVESDSSSGLLNISYKMSIMLRSSELDGGLNTVNESSNEYLKTEIRISAEGVYDTATGSLCMVGCRHLRSGDKTFSSHSMDCKILVKINFPPLNSDRRSKIKGSIESTREEIDPLSFKPLQFSGRAYYRSWVTESISRMDLEMDMLVISNSLAIIFVAFQILHVRKHRGIGPLVSLLMLVILALGHLIPLVLNLEAMFIQDSKRSVLIRGGRWLEMNEIIIRVVTMVAFLLQVRLLMLSWTARCSTEKKKTLWIAEKRGLYVCVPVYVIGAIIAFSVKSRQNGHRTVRARHSWYYINKIILGNSRAYAGLILDAFLFLKSSSTCSTTRENWLFLDSFTSESPLLLLNCLGLHYYIVLGIFFAVIIHYQQRLGGQYFLPKRFQESVIDEEFQIDEEFPVDSEEQLPL